A window of Mucilaginibacter paludis DSM 18603 contains these coding sequences:
- a CDS encoding DUF1349 domain-containing protein, with product MITISSCEQKKSPSTETATAETSAKKDSAQVKGTPCDKTISGVHFTKSVNNADSLTKVDANGKVTFSVGAKKDYFCDPNDDKLSNNTAPILLSEVDNTKAFTFISKVAPGFTEKGLYNAGVLYIYVHDNFWQKLCFEQDERGNHRIVSVRTIGTSDDNNHDVVTDLSVYMKISSDTRTVASYYSTDKKTWHLVRLYKNNYPAKIWVGFSAQCPIDNGTVSHFEDISLDQQSVKDFRLGN from the coding sequence ATGATAACGATTTCCAGCTGCGAACAAAAAAAGTCACCGTCTACCGAAACAGCGACGGCGGAAACCAGTGCTAAAAAGGATTCAGCGCAAGTCAAAGGCACCCCCTGCGACAAAACAATTTCCGGGGTACACTTTACCAAATCGGTCAATAATGCCGACAGCCTGACCAAAGTTGACGCGAACGGCAAGGTCACTTTCAGCGTCGGCGCAAAAAAAGATTACTTCTGCGACCCGAATGACGATAAGCTTTCTAACAACACCGCCCCAATACTACTATCGGAAGTGGACAATACGAAGGCATTTACTTTCATCTCCAAAGTAGCTCCCGGATTTACTGAGAAGGGCTTATACAATGCGGGGGTACTATATATTTATGTTCATGACAATTTCTGGCAAAAACTATGCTTTGAGCAGGATGAGCGAGGCAATCACCGGATCGTCTCTGTCCGCACGATCGGAACCTCCGATGATAATAATCATGATGTCGTAACCGATCTTTCCGTTTACATGAAGATCTCATCTGATACCCGCACCGTAGCCAGCTATTACTCAACAGACAAAAAAACCTGGCACCTGGTGCGATTATACAAAAATAACTATCCGGCAAAAATATGGGTAGGCTTCAGCGCACAATGCCCAATCGATAACGGCACGGTTAGCCACTTCGAAGACATCAGCCTGGACCAGCAAAGCGTTAAGGACTTTCGTTTAGGTAACTGA
- a CDS encoding glycosyl hydrolase family 8: MHQDVRSEGMSYGLMITLQLNKKAEFDALWNFSMTHMYIEKPGHPAEGYFAWSVQQNGVRNAEGPAPDGEEYIVTALYMAAGRWGNGTGIYNYQAWADKILNQMRHHPIHTMINEEKKMILFVPQTKNAAFSDPSYHLPAFYELWALCGPKADRSFWAAAADTSRAYFQKTTNPSTGLSSDYADFDGKPVHTSYNPDADHFAYDAWRTVMNWSVDWNWWHKDVREKELSYRIQAFFYRQGIQTYGSVYTKEGELIRAGHPAGLVSTNAVASLASEHPKSKEFVEALWDLPVPHNIGDRYYGGLLYLMSLLHCSGKFQLFLPVVK, translated from the coding sequence CTGCATCAGGATGTCCGGAGCGAAGGTATGTCTTATGGGTTGATGATCACACTACAGCTCAACAAAAAGGCTGAATTCGATGCGCTTTGGAACTTTTCGATGACCCATATGTACATCGAAAAGCCGGGACATCCCGCTGAAGGATATTTTGCCTGGTCTGTACAACAAAACGGTGTCCGCAACGCTGAAGGGCCGGCACCCGATGGTGAGGAATATATTGTCACGGCCTTATATATGGCCGCCGGGCGCTGGGGCAATGGTACGGGAATCTACAACTACCAAGCTTGGGCTGACAAGATCCTTAACCAAATGCGGCACCATCCAATACACACCATGATCAATGAGGAAAAGAAAATGATCCTGTTTGTACCCCAAACTAAAAACGCTGCATTTTCGGACCCTTCTTATCATTTACCTGCCTTCTACGAGTTATGGGCGCTTTGCGGCCCAAAAGCGGATCGTAGCTTTTGGGCCGCTGCTGCTGATACCAGCCGGGCTTATTTTCAAAAAACAACAAATCCTTCAACCGGCTTGTCAAGTGATTATGCTGACTTCGACGGTAAACCTGTTCACACCAGTTATAACCCAGATGCTGATCACTTTGCTTATGATGCCTGGCGAACAGTTATGAATTGGAGCGTTGACTGGAACTGGTGGCACAAGGATGTTCGTGAAAAAGAACTAAGTTACAGGATACAAGCATTTTTCTACCGGCAGGGCATCCAAACTTATGGAAGCGTCTACACCAAAGAAGGCGAACTGATCAGAGCGGGCCATCCTGCAGGGTTGGTCTCTACGAACGCTGTCGCCAGTTTGGCTTCCGAACACCCTAAATCCAAAGAATTCGTAGAAGCACTTTGGGATTTACCGGTACCGCATAATATCGGTGATCGATATTATGGCGGGTTACTCTACCTGATGAGCCTTTTGCACTGCAGCGGCAAGTTTCAGCTATTTTTGCCTGTAGTGAAATAA
- a CDS encoding heavy metal translocating P-type ATPase, translating into MKKQTPAKAADKKQPRVDISTARDKEEKHDLHENEPGHDHEHGDLFGKNTELIFAILSGVFLALGFGLSFIHSLPPLTSTIVFGIGYFFGGFFTTKEAYEAVSKGQFEIDFLMLVAAVGAAFLGEWAEGTLLLFLFSFGHSLEHYAMGKATRSIAALADFAPKTAIVRRDGKETEVPIEELVIGDIIIIKPNSKISADGAIIKGESSVNQAPITGESVPVDKSPVADPDKEHDDKTLKAENKVFAGTINGSQVLEVKVTKLAADSTLSRLVKLVNDTEAQKSPTQLFTDKLQMIYVPVVLILVVLLLFAYLVIDEPFSKSFYRAMAVLVAASPCALAISTPSAVLSAIARAARGGVLIKGGGPLEELGGLTAIAFDKTGTLTEGKPALTGVVALAKFSEDEVLEIAIAVEKLSDHPLAAAIVKGGLERLKQKDIPSAKNLQAVTGHGVKATVGSKKVVIGNRSLFDKLSEDIHARVEKLEKGGNTTMLVEQEGEMIGLISLMDVPRKEAKRTLKELKDLGIKRMIMLTGDNQQVAEAVAKQIGITDAMGGLLPEHKVKAVQDLIKKEKKVAMIGDGVNDAPAMAKSTVGIAMGAAGSDVALETADIALMADRLDHLPFAIGLSRQSRRIIRQNLVISLGMVAVLIPLTILGISGIGPAVIGHEGSTLVVVFNGLRLLIYQNNRK; encoded by the coding sequence ATGAAAAAACAAACACCGGCTAAAGCGGCTGATAAAAAACAACCACGGGTTGATATCTCAACCGCCAGAGATAAAGAGGAAAAACATGATCTTCATGAGAATGAACCAGGTCATGACCATGAACACGGTGACCTATTCGGTAAAAATACGGAATTGATATTTGCCATTCTATCGGGAGTCTTTTTGGCTCTAGGTTTTGGACTTTCTTTTATCCATTCCCTGCCACCGCTAACCAGCACGATAGTATTCGGGATCGGCTACTTCTTTGGTGGATTCTTTACCACGAAGGAAGCTTATGAAGCCGTCAGTAAAGGACAGTTCGAGATCGACTTCCTAATGCTGGTTGCTGCTGTTGGCGCTGCATTCCTTGGCGAATGGGCAGAAGGCACATTACTGCTGTTCCTGTTCAGTTTCGGTCATTCCCTGGAGCATTATGCGATGGGAAAAGCGACCAGGTCCATCGCTGCCTTAGCAGACTTCGCACCTAAAACAGCGATCGTTCGCCGTGACGGAAAAGAAACAGAAGTGCCAATCGAAGAACTGGTGATCGGCGATATCATCATTATCAAACCGAACAGCAAGATCTCTGCGGATGGCGCAATAATTAAAGGGGAAAGCAGTGTGAACCAGGCACCGATAACCGGGGAAAGCGTACCGGTTGATAAGTCACCGGTAGCGGATCCAGACAAAGAACACGATGACAAAACCCTCAAAGCAGAAAATAAGGTATTCGCCGGAACGATCAACGGCAGCCAGGTATTGGAAGTGAAAGTAACCAAACTGGCGGCTGATTCTACCCTGTCGAGATTGGTTAAGCTGGTCAACGATACCGAGGCACAGAAATCGCCTACCCAATTATTTACGGATAAGCTTCAAATGATATATGTGCCGGTTGTACTGATCTTAGTGGTGCTTCTGCTATTTGCGTACCTGGTCATTGATGAACCTTTCAGCAAAAGTTTTTACAGGGCGATGGCGGTATTGGTGGCGGCAAGTCCCTGTGCCCTGGCTATTTCTACGCCTAGTGCGGTACTCAGTGCCATTGCGCGCGCCGCAAGAGGCGGCGTACTGATCAAAGGCGGCGGACCTTTGGAAGAACTCGGCGGATTAACAGCGATTGCTTTTGATAAGACAGGGACGCTAACCGAGGGCAAACCAGCTTTAACCGGTGTAGTCGCTTTAGCCAAATTTTCGGAAGATGAGGTTTTAGAGATCGCAATCGCCGTTGAAAAATTAAGCGATCACCCTTTGGCTGCCGCGATAGTTAAAGGCGGCCTGGAACGGTTGAAACAAAAAGATATTCCATCAGCAAAAAACCTTCAAGCAGTTACCGGGCATGGCGTTAAAGCCACGGTAGGCAGCAAAAAGGTTGTTATCGGTAATCGCAGCCTGTTTGACAAACTTTCTGAAGATATACACGCCCGGGTTGAAAAACTGGAGAAGGGAGGAAATACTACTATGCTGGTAGAACAGGAAGGCGAAATGATTGGCCTGATCTCTCTGATGGATGTTCCCCGCAAGGAAGCCAAAAGAACATTAAAGGAATTGAAAGACCTGGGTATCAAGCGCATGATCATGCTTACGGGTGATAACCAGCAGGTAGCGGAAGCTGTAGCCAAACAGATCGGGATAACTGATGCCATGGGTGGCTTATTACCCGAGCACAAAGTAAAAGCTGTGCAGGACCTGATCAAAAAAGAAAAGAAAGTAGCGATGATCGGTGACGGTGTAAATGACGCCCCCGCAATGGCTAAAAGTACCGTAGGCATAGCCATGGGTGCGGCAGGATCTGATGTGGCCCTGGAAACCGCGGATATAGCCTTAATGGCCGACAGGCTTGATCACCTGCCGTTTGCCATCGGGCTAAGCCGCCAGTCCCGCCGGATCATCAGGCAAAATCTGGTGATCAGTTTAGGGATGGTCGCTGTTCTTATACCTTTGACCATTTTGGGTATTTCCGGCATCGGCCCGGCGGTTATCGGCCATGAGGGGTCAACCCTGGTGGTTGTTTTTAATGGGTTACGTTTATTGATTTACCAGAATAATCGAAAATAG
- a CDS encoding efflux RND transporter periplasmic adaptor subunit → MQTVGIVVGPVTQKNLDSVIKANGQLAVPPQNKADVSILSGGIIDHISVIEGQQVKRGQLLATIKNQDLIRIQQDYLAAKNNFTYVQAEYSRQKQLQEAGAGTGKSFQLSEATYNAEHSRLTAYESQLSQLGISPGKIASGRIVSQFPVLSPIGGTVGQITANTGAFVQPGTSIMEVVDNSKIHCDLTVFEKDLMHVKVGQKVSFQLTNQENELITGTINGVNKSFENESKGVTVHAVINNKQQKNLIPGMYVTALISTGSRLMPAVPVDAVVRSEGKQFIFAVVPSDEKSGTVKFKKAEVATGVTELGFVQIKPLQDLPASVKVALKGAFYLQSKAAGGAEDK, encoded by the coding sequence ATGCAAACTGTTGGCATCGTGGTCGGCCCGGTCACGCAAAAGAATCTGGACTCGGTGATCAAAGCCAACGGGCAATTAGCTGTTCCGCCACAGAATAAAGCAGACGTCAGTATTCTTTCAGGCGGGATCATTGATCACATCAGCGTAATTGAAGGGCAGCAGGTCAAACGCGGACAGTTGCTGGCCACCATCAAGAACCAGGACCTGATCAGGATCCAACAGGATTATTTAGCGGCCAAAAATAATTTCACTTACGTCCAGGCTGAATATAGCCGGCAAAAGCAATTGCAGGAAGCAGGTGCCGGAACAGGAAAATCCTTTCAGTTATCAGAAGCTACTTACAATGCGGAACACTCCCGTCTTACCGCTTACGAAAGCCAGTTGAGTCAATTGGGCATATCACCTGGTAAAATTGCCAGCGGTCGTATCGTTTCTCAATTTCCGGTGCTGTCACCCATTGGTGGAACAGTGGGACAGATCACGGCCAATACCGGCGCGTTCGTCCAGCCTGGGACTTCCATTATGGAAGTGGTAGATAATTCTAAAATTCACTGCGATCTCACCGTATTTGAAAAAGACCTGATGCATGTTAAAGTAGGCCAGAAAGTAAGTTTCCAGCTGACCAACCAGGAAAATGAGCTCATTACCGGGACGATCAATGGGGTAAATAAATCTTTTGAGAATGAAAGCAAGGGGGTTACAGTACATGCGGTGATCAATAATAAGCAACAAAAGAACCTGATTCCCGGTATGTATGTTACCGCGCTGATCAGTACCGGCAGCAGGCTTATGCCAGCAGTGCCGGTGGACGCGGTAGTCAGGTCGGAAGGCAAACAGTTCATTTTTGCGGTCGTGCCGTCAGATGAGAAAAGCGGTACCGTGAAATTCAAAAAAGCTGAAGTCGCAACGGGTGTAACGGAACTGGGATTTGTGCAGATCAAACCGCTTCAAGATTTGCCTGCATCGGTAAAAGTGGCATTAAAAGGCGCATTTTATTTACAGTCTAAAGCTGCCGGTGGCGCAGAGGACAAATAA
- a CDS encoding IS4 family transposase, whose translation MSSELFEPTVLDGLARKTEAIQRKRKVGGKELLDMALFDGDQSFNGMSMQLMRRDGLDISKQALHQRHHSNMTKFVQAVFEQLIAVELPQEQTQGLEIRIKDSTRFALPEVIAETFPGTKGSGMKAGASVQFEFEIKSGKSDIKVTPANANDQGESHLDKASIQPGVLYMRDLGYTHLSYMNNINKVKAFFINKLCPKTTIYLLKDDQYQKLELSKLQGITGVFDQQVYIGADKMPVRIIIEPVSEELKARRIANTEKYNKKKGSTTSKGFKERAGFNFIVTNLVSEKYSAELIQKLYHLRWQIELVFKAWKSFLKIHTFPKGSSDRITSILYSKLIWAVLSWKICMAIGKIGQISVLKVHRLIASTKEELRAQLLGICSKWLALLEKLNLKHLSKEHRKHRLKIEEIVISI comes from the coding sequence ATGAGTTCGGAACTATTTGAACCAACGGTGTTAGATGGCCTGGCCCGTAAAACAGAGGCTATACAACGCAAACGAAAAGTGGGAGGCAAGGAACTATTGGATATGGCGTTATTTGATGGAGATCAATCGTTTAACGGCATGAGTATGCAGTTAATGCGGAGGGATGGGCTTGATATTTCGAAGCAGGCATTGCATCAAAGACATCACAGCAATATGACAAAGTTTGTACAAGCCGTTTTTGAGCAATTAATAGCAGTTGAGTTACCGCAAGAGCAAACACAGGGCTTGGAGATCCGTATCAAAGATTCTACCCGTTTCGCGTTGCCGGAAGTTATTGCAGAGACATTCCCCGGAACAAAAGGAAGTGGGATGAAAGCGGGAGCATCTGTACAATTTGAATTTGAAATCAAAAGTGGTAAAAGCGATATCAAAGTAACTCCGGCCAACGCAAATGACCAGGGTGAGAGTCATCTGGACAAGGCATCAATTCAGCCGGGGGTATTATATATGAGAGATCTGGGTTACACTCACTTGAGTTATATGAACAATATTAACAAAGTCAAAGCTTTCTTTATTAATAAATTATGTCCGAAAACAACGATTTATCTATTAAAGGACGACCAATACCAAAAGTTAGAGTTGTCGAAACTACAAGGCATAACCGGCGTATTTGATCAACAGGTATATATCGGAGCTGATAAGATGCCGGTAAGGATAATAATAGAACCGGTAAGTGAAGAGCTCAAGGCAAGGCGGATAGCCAATACTGAAAAGTACAATAAAAAGAAAGGCAGTACCACCAGTAAGGGATTCAAAGAGCGGGCAGGGTTTAACTTTATTGTTACCAACCTGGTGAGCGAAAAATATAGCGCTGAATTGATCCAAAAGTTATATCACCTGCGATGGCAGATAGAATTGGTTTTTAAAGCATGGAAGTCGTTTTTAAAGATACACACGTTCCCCAAAGGAAGTTCGGATCGTATAACCAGTATATTATACAGTAAGTTGATCTGGGCAGTTTTGAGTTGGAAAATATGCATGGCTATCGGTAAGATAGGTCAAATTAGTGTTTTAAAGGTGCATCGACTAATCGCTTCTACGAAAGAAGAATTGCGAGCGCAGCTTTTAGGGATATGCTCAAAGTGGTTAGCTCTGTTGGAGAAATTAAACTTAAAGCACCTTTCAAAAGAGCACAGAAAACATAGGTTAAAAATAGAAGAAATTGTAATAAGTATTTGA
- a CDS encoding TolC family protein: MLTIQTDSINVANNPQVNVDLQNIEVANARIAVERSKGLPDLTLGYNQQFVIAAFDPANINRGYSPGTRIAGIQVGVALPLFNGANRARVKAERLSAQVAQTNYQLTQSQILLQYQQEWQQYLKFKQSADYYLAGGLKQADEQLRIAQVSFNLGEIGYVEYIQNMSAAVQVKVAYIEALSRLNQSAIQLQFIKGE; encoded by the coding sequence ATGCTTACTATACAAACCGATAGCATCAACGTTGCCAATAATCCGCAGGTGAATGTTGACCTGCAAAATATCGAGGTAGCGAACGCACGGATCGCGGTAGAAAGATCGAAAGGTTTACCGGACCTGACTTTAGGCTATAACCAACAATTTGTGATCGCCGCCTTTGATCCGGCGAATATCAACCGCGGGTATAGCCCCGGAACGCGTATTGCCGGGATTCAGGTGGGTGTCGCCCTGCCATTGTTCAATGGCGCTAACCGTGCAAGGGTAAAGGCTGAACGCTTGTCAGCTCAGGTCGCTCAAACCAATTATCAGCTAACGCAATCACAGATACTTTTGCAATACCAGCAGGAATGGCAGCAATATCTCAAGTTTAAACAGTCGGCCGACTATTATTTAGCGGGCGGACTTAAACAGGCGGATGAGCAACTTCGCATTGCGCAGGTGTCATTTAACCTGGGTGAGATCGGCTATGTTGAATACATCCAGAATATGTCAGCCGCCGTACAGGTCAAGGTGGCCTATATCGAAGCGTTAAGCCGCTTGAACCAGTCAGCTATCCAATTACAATTTATCAAAGGAGAATAA
- a CDS encoding glycoside hydrolase family 3 C-terminal domain-containing protein yields MNKHKILLLTLLLSVTSVRAQNAYLDPFNPTDVRVRDLISKLTLEEKVHQMMDVSPSVPRLNLPKYNWWNEALHGVARSGVATIFPQAIALGATFDQDLAKRESTAISDEARAMYNAAMVNGYNEKYGGLTFWTPNINIFRDPRWGRGQETYGEDPFLTSQIGVAFIQGLQGDDPEHLKVAACAKHFAVHSGPERLRHSFNAIASPKDLRETYLPAFKALVNARVEAVMCAYNRTNSEVCCGSNLLLDQILRDEWHFTGHVVSDCGAIVDFYMGHKVVPGQPEAVALAVKHGVDLNCGDEYPALIEAVKRGLITEKEIDKALATLLKTRFKLGLFDPKQNSPYNNIPVSVINSTDHRALAKEVALKSIVLLKNEKCLPLKNNLSKYYITGPNAASVDALMGNYYGVNPHMSTILEGIAGAIQPGSQMQYKPGILLDRDNNNPIDWTTGDAKASDVTFVVMGITGLLEGEEGEAIASPNYGDRLDYNLPKNQIDFLRKIRKGNKNKVVAIITGGSPMNLSEVHELADAVLLAWYPGEEGGNAVADILFGKVSPSGRLPVTFPKSFAQLPPYEDYSMKGRTYRYMTAEPMYTFGYGLSYSTYTYSSLTLSEKQIKKNMTIIAETMVTNTGKMEGEEVVQLYITVPQTEKNPQYSLKGFKRVNLKAGESRKVQFQITPDLMKSVDANGSEVLLSGSYVVRIGGASPSKRSLSLGAAIPTQGKFIVR; encoded by the coding sequence ATGAATAAACATAAAATCTTATTATTAACCTTACTATTGTCGGTTACATCTGTAAGAGCTCAAAACGCATATCTTGACCCCTTTAACCCCACAGACGTACGCGTTCGAGACCTGATTTCCAAACTTACACTTGAAGAGAAAGTTCACCAAATGATGGATGTAAGCCCATCGGTGCCACGCTTAAATTTGCCGAAATATAATTGGTGGAACGAGGCCCTACACGGTGTAGCACGCTCCGGTGTCGCTACAATTTTTCCTCAGGCTATCGCCCTTGGGGCAACTTTTGATCAGGATCTGGCGAAACGTGAATCGACGGCGATATCCGACGAAGCTCGTGCTATGTACAACGCAGCTATGGTTAACGGGTATAATGAGAAGTATGGAGGTTTAACTTTCTGGACACCCAATATAAACATTTTTCGTGATCCGCGTTGGGGACGTGGACAGGAAACTTACGGCGAAGATCCATTTTTAACTTCACAAATAGGTGTAGCCTTTATCCAGGGCTTACAAGGTGACGACCCGGAGCATTTAAAAGTAGCGGCCTGCGCCAAGCATTTTGCCGTACATAGTGGGCCGGAACGGTTACGCCACTCTTTCAATGCCATAGCATCACCAAAAGACTTACGAGAAACCTATCTACCGGCTTTTAAAGCATTAGTTAATGCCAGGGTTGAAGCAGTGATGTGCGCTTATAACCGTACCAATAGCGAGGTTTGCTGTGGCAGTAATTTATTGCTGGATCAGATTTTACGGGATGAATGGCATTTTACAGGGCATGTAGTATCGGATTGTGGTGCTATAGTGGATTTTTATATGGGGCATAAGGTGGTCCCTGGACAGCCGGAAGCTGTAGCGCTTGCTGTTAAACATGGTGTAGACCTCAACTGTGGCGATGAATACCCCGCATTGATTGAGGCCGTAAAACGCGGTTTGATTACTGAAAAGGAAATTGATAAGGCTTTGGCGACATTGCTTAAAACCCGCTTTAAATTAGGTCTATTTGACCCTAAACAAAACAGCCCTTACAACAATATCCCCGTAAGTGTGATCAATAGTACAGATCACCGTGCATTGGCGAAAGAAGTAGCTTTAAAATCTATTGTACTATTAAAAAACGAAAAGTGCCTGCCGTTGAAAAACAACTTATCTAAATACTACATTACCGGTCCGAATGCTGCTAGTGTAGATGCCTTAATGGGTAATTATTACGGTGTTAACCCACATATGAGTACTATTTTAGAAGGTATAGCAGGTGCTATTCAACCAGGTAGTCAGATGCAATACAAACCTGGCATTTTACTGGACAGAGATAATAATAATCCAATAGACTGGACTACCGGCGATGCTAAAGCATCCGATGTGACTTTTGTAGTGATGGGTATTACTGGTTTGCTGGAAGGCGAAGAAGGCGAAGCCATAGCATCGCCAAATTACGGAGACAGACTGGATTACAATTTGCCAAAAAACCAGATTGATTTTCTGCGTAAGATTAGAAAAGGGAACAAAAACAAAGTAGTAGCCATTATTACAGGCGGTAGTCCGATGAATCTCTCGGAAGTACACGAACTGGCTGACGCCGTTTTATTAGCCTGGTATCCAGGTGAAGAAGGAGGCAACGCTGTAGCGGATATCTTATTCGGTAAAGTATCCCCATCGGGCAGATTACCGGTAACTTTTCCAAAATCATTTGCGCAATTACCGCCTTACGAAGATTATTCGATGAAAGGGCGCACTTACCGTTACATGACAGCCGAACCGATGTACACCTTTGGTTATGGCTTAAGTTATTCAACTTATACTTATTCGTCGTTAACTTTATCTGAAAAACAGATTAAAAAGAATATGACAATTATCGCTGAAACCATGGTAACCAATACAGGAAAAATGGAAGGTGAAGAAGTTGTTCAGTTATACATCACGGTTCCCCAAACCGAGAAGAACCCTCAATACTCGTTAAAAGGTTTCAAAAGGGTTAATCTCAAAGCAGGCGAATCGAGAAAGGTACAATTTCAAATTACACCCGATTTAATGAAAAGCGTTGATGCTAACGGAAGTGAGGTATTGTTATCCGGCAGCTATGTGGTCAGAATAGGGGGGGCGTCGCCTTCAAAACGAAGTTTGTCTTTAGGTGCTGCAATCCCAACTCAAGGAAAGTTTATTGTCAGATAG
- the pelA gene encoding pectate lyase produces MQTRFFKSLLSLAAIFFVARLCAQDLRADNMLRFQRPSGGWFKQFRGKAFSYNQEFSATDKTDIAFEVLEGAATIDNNATNMEIRYLVKIYKSIPNPLYLASAERGIRYLLKAQYPNGGFPQYYPDHGLYRNEITYNDNAMINALNLLMDVALGRNGLDVIDRKLIDSCRNGVDRGIRCILNTQIIQSGRLTGWCQQYDERTLQPAKARAYELPSVSGSESVGIIRFLMDQPYPTQEMKASVKAAVQWLNDVKIVGYKVVSVPAPGTEKGTDKKMAVDPTSIMWARYYEIGTDRPFFCNRDGIKVYTLQELSYERRNGYAWYGNWPEQLLAKDYPDWLRKWN; encoded by the coding sequence ATGCAAACACGTTTTTTTAAAAGCCTGCTGAGTTTGGCCGCGATATTTTTTGTCGCCCGTCTCTGCGCGCAAGATCTTCGGGCAGACAATATGCTTCGTTTTCAAAGGCCCTCAGGCGGATGGTTTAAACAGTTTCGGGGAAAGGCTTTTAGCTACAACCAGGAGTTCTCAGCAACAGATAAAACGGATATAGCCTTTGAGGTTCTAGAAGGTGCGGCGACCATCGACAATAACGCCACAAACATGGAGATTAGGTATCTTGTAAAAATATACAAATCCATACCAAACCCCCTTTACCTTGCCTCTGCTGAAAGGGGCATACGTTATCTGTTAAAAGCCCAATACCCGAACGGGGGGTTTCCTCAGTATTATCCGGATCATGGCCTTTACCGTAACGAGATAACTTACAATGACAATGCGATGATCAACGCACTTAATCTTCTCATGGACGTCGCACTTGGCCGGAATGGCCTGGATGTGATCGACCGGAAATTAATAGATTCCTGCAGGAATGGTGTGGACAGAGGGATTAGATGCATCTTAAACACCCAGATCATTCAAAGCGGAAGATTAACGGGGTGGTGCCAGCAATATGACGAACGTACTTTGCAGCCAGCAAAAGCCCGTGCCTACGAACTGCCTTCGGTAAGCGGATCGGAAAGCGTTGGCATAATCCGATTTTTAATGGATCAACCTTATCCTACACAGGAAATGAAAGCCTCTGTTAAGGCAGCCGTCCAATGGTTGAACGATGTAAAAATCGTCGGCTATAAGGTGGTGAGTGTTCCGGCTCCCGGGACGGAGAAAGGAACAGATAAAAAAATGGCAGTTGATCCTACCTCGATTATGTGGGCAAGATATTATGAAATAGGAACGGACAGGCCTTTTTTTTGTAACCGGGATGGTATAAAAGTTTATACCTTACAGGAACTTTCTTACGAACGGCGCAACGGCTATGCCTGGTATGGGAATTGGCCTGAGCAATTGTTGGCAAAAGATTATCCCGATTGGCTCAGGAAATGGAATTGA